The proteins below come from a single Benincasa hispida cultivar B227 chromosome 4, ASM972705v1, whole genome shotgun sequence genomic window:
- the LOC120075671 gene encoding uroporphyrinogen-III synthase, chloroplastic, which translates to MLTSGLTLSVFHLRSTRFPMAPISLSSFSHPASVVPSPCLQLYRRILLPRRTPTLVCSSSTSITSSSISAPEVVVTRERGKNGKLVNALARHGINCLELPLIQHRQGPDLNRLHSVLSDSVFDWIVITSPEAGLVFLEAWKAAGMPKVRIGVVGAGTANIFEEVLQSSKLLEVAFAPSKAIGKVLASELPKLGNARCSVLYPASTKASNDIEECLSNRGFEVMRLNTYTTAPVDYVDQTILEQARSLPVVTVASPSAVRAWVNLISEPKEWEKSLACIGETTAAAAKRLGLKNIYYPKNPGLEGWVDSILEALRSEAQVVGHFSD; encoded by the exons ATGTTAACATCTGGCCTGACCCTCTCAGTTTTTCATCTCCGCTCAACACGTTTCCCCATGGCTccaatttctctctcttctttctctcatCCGGCTTCAGTTGTTCCTTCGCCTTGTCTGCAACTTTACCGGCGAATCTTACTTCCCCGTAGAACTCCAACTCTTGTTTGTTCTTCCTCCACTTCGATTACGTCTTCCTCAATTTCGGCGCCGGAAGTAGTGGTTACAAGAGAGCGCGGCAAGAACGGGAAGCTCGTTAATGCTCTG GCAAGGCATGGAATAAACTGTTTGGAACTTCCCCTCATTCAACACAGACAAGGACCTGACTTGAATAGGCTACACTCTGTACTTAGTG ATTCTGTATTTGACTGGATTGTCATAACTTCCCCTGAAGCTGGCTTGGTGTTCTTAGAGGCATGGAA GGCCGCTGGAATGCCAAAAGTTAGAATAGGTGTTGTCGGAGCTGGTACAGCTAACATTTTTGAGGAAGTGTTGCAATCATCAAAACTACTTGAAGTGGCATTTGCACCCTCAAAAG CAATAGGCAAGGTCTTGGCTTCTGAGCTTCCAAAGTTAGGAAATGCAAGGTGCAGTGTCTTGTATCCTGCTTCTACTAAAGCAAGCAATGATATTg AGGAATGCCTTTCAAATCGTGGATTTGAGGTCATGAGGCTTAACACCTACACCACG GCACCTGTTGATTACGTTGATCAAACCATTCTCGAGCAAGCAAGGTCATTGCCTGTTGTCACAGTGGCTTCCCCTTCTGCAGTTCG CGCGTGGGTCAATCTTATTTCAGAGCCAAAGGAGTGGGAAAAATCACTTGCCTGTATTGGGGAAACAACTGCAGCAGCAGCGAAAAGATTAGGATTGAAAAACATTTACTACCCTAAGAATCCTGGCTTGGAAGG GTGGGTTGATAGTATATTGGAAGCACTAAGATCAGAAGCTCAAGTGGTTGGTCACTTTTCAGACTAG